A single Aspergillus puulaauensis MK2 DNA, chromosome 7, nearly complete sequence DNA region contains:
- a CDS encoding uncharacterized protein (COG:S;~EggNog:ENOG410PTTP;~SECRETED:SignalP(1-17)) encodes MQLKSLLLPALASAAYAESTVTSMYIFGADEQPLAASIVGNDASATTYSINCPPGTESDECGMGPGMTVIAGDKATTYLMDDGDAFHLSVKCAISNSRAVCTESAGGPDANFPGVETATDKVTLFPVTVTAGSVTSAGHLTTLTGTVGASSTSTSSEAEAEETGSASASASEGSSSGAAASKTGDSDEPTETGAASRVMGMGMSAFGVVGVVAMGAVL; translated from the exons ATGCAGCTCAAATCACTCCTCCTGCCTGCCCTGGCCTCTGCCGCCTACGCAGAGAGCACCGTCACCTCAATGTACATCTTTGGCGCAGACGAGCAGCCGCTCGCCGCCTCGATCGTCGGAAAT GATGCATCTGCTACTACATACAGCATCAACTGCCCCCCCGGAACAGAAAGCGATGAATGCGGCATGGGGCCCGGCATGACTGTCATCGCGGGCGACAAGGCCACGACTTATCTcatggatgatggcgatgcttT CCATCTCTCAGTCAAATGCGCCATCTCGAACTCTCGCGCCGTGTGCACCGAAAGCGCCGGCGGCCCTGACGCAAACTTCCCTGGCGTTGAGACGGCCACTGACAAAGTGACCTTATTCCCTGTCACTGTTACCGCTGGGTCTGTTACCAGCGCGGGCCATTTGACGACCCTTACCGGGACTGTTGGggcttcttcgacttcgacttcgtctgaggctgaggctgaggagacTGGctccgcctctgcctctgcttcTGAGGGTAGTAGTTCTGGGGCGGCGGCGTCGAAGACTGGGGATTCTGATGAGCCGACTGAGACGGGCGCTGCTAGTAGGGTTATGGGTATGGGTATGAGTGCttttggggttgttggtgttgttgccATGGGTGCTGTGCTCTAG
- a CDS encoding uncharacterized protein (COG:M;~EggNog:ENOG410Q18J;~InterPro:IPR002110,IPR027417,IPR007111,IPR036770, IPR020683;~PFAM:PF13857,PF05729,PF12796,PF00023,PF13637, PF13606;~go_function: GO:0005515 - protein binding [Evidence IEA]), protein MSFGFSPSDILRAIELVRDLRSRFVDAPLQYTAIGEELRGLFIVLEDVDAVLPHRSLTDKQREHLQHLLKTCWHVAESLDARLSRYQEIDPDSGTVPNSGLASSVKRAWKRVRWEPNDISEARSRITSTVLLLRQFHAQIFSQHTTQAHRLIGDGLAAIKDLQLDQKAAHEKEVILEWLTPVEYYHQQNEYYKQRREGTGEWLITSPEFQRWINGRKGTLFCTGIPGAGKTSFTSLVVRHLEESLGHDPGVAITYVYVNYHRREEQEPVELFASLVKQLLQHQATIPDPVGALYDRHQPRRSRPTLAELINVYTLVARSYSQIFIMIDALDEYDDVYGSRRLFLSSIFKLQVSTSANLFVTSRHIPDIQTAFERHGSTRLEVRGTDEDISQYIAGRLPQLPSFVMSNETLKSEVVAQIKGAVDGMFLLAKLHLDSLIGKRSPKALRAVLHTLPRGSSASYSRAYDVVMDRINDQSSDARELAHQALSWVVCSQRPLSSLELQHALSLESGDRELDEEKFSTMDDILSVCAGLLVLSQSEGTVALVHYTAQEYFEHDLESWMNTAHATLSTGCITYLSFDDFSSGACEDLEEFQIRLTRFGLFDYCAHHWGHHVAKALSAVKPILINLLNKSGNRASCWQAMQVQASQWQGTWQIDWQISAVHLLATFELGVLLPDLIRLDAPTDSRDSKGRTPLSYAASYGNNALASALLEHGVDVDSKDNQGRTPLFLAAANGHDAVVQALLRKGANIESHDHGGHTPLVSAVQNGHYKVVCLLLDENATAHSQDRQGRTPISYAAWHGHEDVLSILMREGVQPDIEDSDGRTILCYAASSGNDSLVAALLDRGADVDSRDQSSRTPLFFAAWNAHESVCLLLLSRGADAAHHDTNNRVPLSFAAMGGDAAIVALLLEQPGVADQADNRDRSGRTVLSYAASNGDFATMKCLLERDGVDPASADITGRTPLFYAAYSGNTDAVELLLSMATVNPLSVSNLGRSPLCIAEKARYVGIHSLLIDECIRRGLNVDHIARLDQGQFPTIHMRYAGCDSCMSWIMSFDIQYHCALCNGQGFDICLECIANNASCLDASHSLVKRRFCMGIGVETLD, encoded by the exons ATGAGTTTTGGGTTCTCTCCTAGTGATATTCTGCGAGCCATCGAGCTTGTTAGGGACCTACGATCACGGTTTGTTGATGCACCACTTCAATACACGGCAATCGGTGAAGA ACTTCGTGGCCTGTTTATCGTCcttgaggatgtcgatgcTGTGCTACCGCATCGCAGCCTGACTGACAAGCAGAGAGAACATCTTCAGCATTTACTCAAAACATGTTGGCACGTGGCAGAGTCTCTCGACGCAAGACTTTCACGCTACCAGGAAATTGATCCTGACTCTGGTACAGTCCCAAATAGTGGCCTTGCGTCTTCTGTCAAGAGGGCATGGAAAAGAGTCCGGTGGGAGCCGAACGATATCTCGGAGGCTCGTAGTCGCATCACCAGCACCGTGTTGTTACTGCGACAATTCCATGCGCAGATCTTTAG TCAACACACCACGCAAGCGCACCGTCTCATCGGAGATGGACTGGCTGCGATAAAAGACCTCCAGCTCGATCAGAAGGCTGCACACGAGAAGGAGGTAATCTTAGAGTGGCTTACACCTGTCGAATACTATCACCAACAGAATGAGTACTACAAACAACGACGAGAAGGAACTGGTGAGTGGCTGATCACCAGCCCAGAGTTCCAGAGATGGATAAATGGTCGAAAAGGGACGCTTTTCTGTACCGGCATACCCGGTGCAGGAAAGACAAGCTTCACGTCCCTTGTCGTCCGTCACCTGGAGGAGAGCCTCGGGCATGACCCTGGAGTTGCTATCACGTACGTTTATGTGAACTATCATCGCCGTGAAGAGCAGGAGCCCGTGGAGCTATTTGCGAGCCTGGTCAAACAGCTGTTACAGCATCAGGCGACCATCCCAGACCCTGTAGGCGCACTCTACGATCGCCACCAGCCCAGGAGATCTCGACCCACCCTTGCAGAGTTGATCAACGTGTACACACTAGTAGCCCGGTCCTATTCCCAGATATTCATCATGATAGACGCCCTGGATGAGTATGACGATGTATATGGCAGTCGACGCTTATTCCTCTCTTCCATATTCAAGCTCCAAGTCTCGACATCAGCCAACCTGTTCGTCACTTCCCGCCACATCCCAGACATCCAAACGGCTTTCGAGCGTCATGGCAGCACGCGGTTAGAAGTTCGCGGCACCGACGAGGACATATCACAATACATTGCTGGCCGACTCCCACAGCTGCCCTCATTCGTCATGTCCAACGAAACCCTGAAAAGCGAGGTGGTGGCCCAAATAAAAGGCGCTGTGGACGGGAT GTTCCTTTTGGCAAAATTACACCTGGACTCGCTCATAGGGAAAAGGTCCCCAAAGGCGCTTCGAGCTGTCTTGCATACCCTACCCCGGGGGTCCTCGGCGTCATATAGCCGCGCGTATGATGTGGTAATGGACCGGATCAATGACCAGTCCAGTGACGCCCGAGAGCTCGCGCATCAGGCTCTATCTTGGGTTGTTTGCTCGCAGCGCCCGTTATCCTCCTTGGAATTACAACATGCTTTGTCACTAGAAAGCGGAGACAGAGAGCTTGACGAAGAGAAGTTCTCTACCATGGATGACATCCTCTCTGTTTGCGCGGGGCTCCTGGTCCTAAGCCAGAGTGAGGGGACCGTGGCCCTTGTACATTACACCGCACAGGAGTACTTTGAACATGACCTTGAGAGCTGGATGAACACTGCCCATGCCACGCTGAGCACCGGCTGCATAACGTATCTTTCCTTTGACGACTTCTCCTCTGGAGCCTGTGAAGATCTAGAGGAATTCCAGATCAGGTTAACAAGGTTCGGGCTTTTTGATTACTGTGCTCATCACTGGGGCCATCACGTCGCCAAGGCACTGAGTGCTGTGAAGCCCATTCTGATCAACCTATTAAATAAGTCTGGCAATAGGGCCAGCTGCTGGCAGGCTATGCAAGTGCAGGCAAGTCAATGGCAAGGCACATGGCAGATCGACTGGCAGATATCCGCAGTCCATCTACTCGCCACCTTTGAACTTGGTGTCCTACTCCCGGATCTCATACGTCTGGACGCTCCTACGGACTCTAGGGATAGCAAGGGGAGAACACCTCTCTCTTATGCTGCTTCATATGGGAATAATGCACTTGCATCTGCTCTTCTTGAGCACGGCGTCGATGTCGATTCTAAAGATAACCAGGGCCGCACCCCATTATTCCTCGCTGCTGCGAATGGTCACGACGCTGTTGTCCAGGCCTTACTCAGAAAGGGAGCGAATATCGAATCCCACGACCATGGAGGCCATACTCCGCTAGTTTCCGCCGTGCAGAATGGACACTACAAAGTGGTCTGTCTCTTGCTAGATGAGAATGCCACAGCCCATAGCCAAGACCGCCAGGGACGAACGCCGATATCTTACGCTGCATGGCACGGCCACGAGGATGTACTCAGCATACTAATGCGCGAGGGAGTGCAGCCCGACATTGAGGATAGTGATGGCCGCACAATTCTTTGCTATGCAGCCTCCAGTGGCAACGACAGCTTGGTAGCGGCGCTCCTCGACCGAGGGGCCGACGTTGACTCGCGAGACCAAAGCAGCCGGACTCCCCTGTTTTTCGCCGCATGGAATGCACACGAATCCGTGTGCCTGTTGCTGCTATCTCGTGGGGCGGACGCGGCGCACCATGATACCAACAACCGAGTCCCATTATCCTTTGCTGCCATGGGCGGGGATGCCGCGATTGTAGCGCTCCTGCTCGAGCAACCGGGCGTTGCCGACCAAGCCGACAACAGAGATCGCAGTGGCCGCACCGTTCTCTCCTACGCGGCTTCCAATGGGGATTTTGCGACCATGAAGTGTCTTCTAGAACGCGATGGCGTTGATCCCGCCTCTGCAGACATCACTGGACGCACCCCTTTATTCTACGCTGCATACAGCGGCAACACTGATGCTGTAGAACTGCTGCTGTCAATGGCGACGGTAAATCCTCTCTCAGTATCGAATCTCGGCCGGTCCCCTCTATGCATAGCTGAAAAGGCTCGATACGTTGGTATCCACTCCTTGCTTATTGATGAGTGCATACGCAGAGGTCTAAACGTTGATCACATCGCTCGTCTAGACCAGGGCCAATTTCCAACAATCCACATGCGATATGCCGGTTGTGATTCCTGCATGTCTTGGATCATGAGCTTCGATATCCAGTATCATTGCGCGCTGTGTAATGGGCAGGGGTTCGATATCTGCCTGGAATGCATTGCCAATAACGCTTCGTGTTTGGATGCTTCCCATAGCCTGGTCAAGCGTAGATTTTGCATGGGCATAGGAGTTGAAACTTTGGACTAG
- a CDS encoding uncharacterized protein (COG:S;~EggNog:ENOG410PW02;~TransMembrane:1 (o243-265i)): MAADHPYVVLDHPPTARCEYPDFATLGICTAWAAVQKCQPFTRTSARWDEWKASLDATSVNQSSIYASAPADCSYSYSNPSVLQITPDGLYLAHFNNELLSKADVDKHPGAIASIITAKYPSDEVIYTAANSSEFEQKPEITHCVVTLCEKPYTRNTATSSSGTLQPSRSQLLINATVFGTSSSDREHKPYVGLGSIIYNSGSVTDSFSHMASSITNQICSGAKGTHVRGLAIRTETFVHVRWPWILVPTILVAMSLVFFLSMAFRSRGQPVLWKSSIFPLLIGQLETNAGHEIAHLRHVGKMQGVAKNINVVVGVL, from the exons ATGGCAGCAGATCATCCATACGTGGTGCTCGATCACCCGCCGACGGCCCGCTGCGAGTATCCCGACTTTGCCACGCTTGGAATTTGCACAGCTT GGGCAGCGGTCCAGAAATGCCAGCCCTTTACGAGAACATCTGCCCGATGGGATGAATGGAAGGCTTCACTCGATGCTACTTCCGTTAACCAGAGTTCGATATACGCGTCTGCGCCTGCTGATTGCTCCTACTCTTACTCGAACCCGAGTGTGCTCCAAATTACCCCAGACGGCCTATATCTAGCCCATTTCAACAACGAGCTGCTGAG CAAGGCGGACGTGGATAAACACCCAGGCGCAATTGCCTCTATCATAACAGCGAAATATCCTTCTGACGAAGTGATCTACACTGCCGCCAATTCCAGTGAGTTTGAGCAGAAGCCTGAGATCACACACTGCGTAGTGACGCTGTGTGAAAAGCCGTATACCCGGAATACtgccaccagcagcagcggcacgCTGCAGCCATCTAGGAGTCAACTTTTGATTAATGCCACTGTTTTCGGGACCAGTTCGTCCGACAGAGAGCATAAGCCATATGTAGGGCTAGGGTCCATCATTTACAACAGCGGAAGTGTAACCGACTCCTTCAGCCATATGGCCAGCAGTATAACCAACCAGATTTGCTCGGGCGCAAAGGGTACTCACGTCCGCGGGCTGGCCATTAGGACCGAGACTTTCGTTCATGTCCGGTGGCCATGGATTCTGGTTCCGACAATCCTGGTTGCAATGtccctcgtcttcttccttaGCATGGCCTTTCGCAGTCGTGGCCAGCCGGTGCTGTGGAAATCTTCTATCTTCCCGCTACTCATAGGACAGCTGGAAACGAATGCAGGACATGAAATTGCACATCTGCGTCATGTTGGGAAGATGCAGGGCGTGGCAAAGAATATCAatgtggtggttggtgttcTTTGA
- a CDS encoding uncharacterized protein (COG:S;~EggNog:ENOG410PY4E;~InterPro:IPR036864,IPR007219,IPR001138;~PFAM:PF00172;~go_function: GO:0000981 - DNA-binding transcription factor activity, RNA polymerase II-specific [Evidence IEA];~go_function: GO:0003677 - DNA binding [Evidence IEA];~go_function: GO:0008270 - zinc ion binding [Evidence IEA];~go_process: GO:0006351 - transcription, DNA-templated [Evidence IEA];~go_process: GO:0006355 - regulation of transcription, DNA-templated [Evidence IEA]), with product METGISSSTARRQTGALAACEKCRILKVKCVRHEEGRPCLKCAKAQTQCIIPLPRKRTRQGQRSQPRLAELDSKLTHLLGLLSQSKGSPSPHGSQSASGCEPSASTDRVESQPSQSQTPAGWIDHEPLPDLDLDLTGILDTEYSPDTVSTPLNNIDNAWIANLGLSDVVLQHLLDIFRGMDYYFPFVIIPTSWTPASMAEDRPFLLLAAVTSAASRYHYLQQALIDELKEVLSRRVIMAGEKDLDLLQGLLVHLAWFHFCLDPRSQQTFQYSQMLISMVYDLGLDQNTPSMIAQKSQPGDLHSQEAQRAYLGCFYISSVIAIATGKPNNLVFSEQVLPCATMLQGEQEFVTDVLLYPVIKLQQFIQEVYETYRLGNDQIHGFRFYTHTERLATRLEELWASLTTELRHAALLRNGYHAAKILIYEMGIVYRYGQRGPTSPGLANSTSLQSSQVTLNLTKCAIAAKEYLDLFIAMPTDEYNKLPLATWYQAILSTMVLYRLCIGVSDIPDWNGDIAQETVNLEQHLDALKGRLQLVDGKPATESQCAPANYLFTMFPEILESVKTSYTSAKRRCSDTSNGSDPHRSLVGHPAKCMPSSARGPYRCPGMRNLRRDFLTESMEQSERRGYIAAELEKIENEKLWGDVLVADALANLPNPWSTSETIHSRQSIERDSLTQERHAWTAYFQPSHTAAETQ from the exons ATGGAGACTGGAATCAGTTCATCAACAGCTAGACGCCAGACGGGCGCGCTGGCAGCGTGTGAAAAATGTCGCATCCTCAAGGTGAAATGTGTCCGCCATGAAGAAGGACGGCCGTGCCTGAA ATGCGCCAAGGCACAGACCCAATGTATTATTCCACTACCCAGGAAGCGGACGCGCCAAGGACAGCGTTCACAACC ACGACTGGCTGAGCTGGACTCCAAGCTGACGCATCTCCTTGGTCTGCTCTCACAATCGAAAGGATCGCCAAGTCCCCACGGGAGTCAATCCGCCAGCGGCTGTGAACCGTCAGCGAGCACTGACCGCGTGGAATCTCAGCCGAGCCAAAGCCAAACACCAGCGGGATGGATTGACCATGAGCCCCTACCGGATCTGGATTTGGATCTGACTGGGATATTGGATACCGAATATAGTCCAGATACCGTGTCAACGCCTCTCAACAATATAGACAATGCGTGGATTGCGAACCTGGGCCTTAGCGATGTTgtcctccagcacctcctcgacatcttccGGGGGATGGACTACTATTTCCCATTCGTTATAATTCCTACTAGCTGGACGCCCGCTTCAATGGCTGAGGATAGACCGTTTTTATTGCTTGCAGCGGTCACAAGCGCTGCGTCAAGGTATCATTACCTGCAGCAAGCGCTCATTGACGAGTTAAAAGAAGTTCTTAGTCGTCGGGTCATTATGGCCGGTGAGAAGGATTTAGATCTTCTTCAGGGTCTACTTGTTCATCTTGCTTG GTTCCATTTCTGCTTGGATCCTCGGAGCCAACAAACCTTCCAATATTCGCAAATGCTAATTAGCATGGTTTATGATCTCGGTCTGGATCAGAATACTCCCAGTATGATTGCTCAAAAATCTCAGCCGGGAGACCTACATAGTCAGGAAGCCCAACGTGCCTACTTGGGGTGCTTTTATATCTCTAGCGT CATCGCAATAGCTACAGGGAAACCAAACAACCTTGTTTTCTCTGAACAAGTCCTTCCGTGTGCTACCATGCTGCAAGGAGAGCAAGAGTTCGTTACCGATGTGTTGCTATACCCGGTGATCAAACTGCAGCAGTTTATCCAAGAAGTCTACGAGACTTACCGGCTAGGGAACGACCAAATCCACGGCTTTCGGTTCTATACGCACACCGAGCGACTGGCGACGCGCTTAGAAGAGTTGTGGGCTTCTTTGACAACAGAGCTTCGCCATGCTG CTCTTCTGAGGAACGGGTATCACGCAGCCAAAATTCTGATCTACGAGATGGGCATTGTCTATCGGTATGGGCAGAGAGGACCGACTTCCCCGGGCCTTGCAAACTCAACTTCGCTTCAGTCTTCACAGGTCACCCTCAACCTGACGAAATGTGCTATCGCTGCCAAGGAATATCTTGATCTGTTCATTGCGATGCCAACGGATGAGTACAACAAGTTGCCTCTTGCAACATGGTACCAGGCAATCCTCTCAACAATGGTTCTCTACAGGCTATGTATCGGAGTCTCGGATATTCCTGATTGGAACGGGGATATCGCACAGGAAACCGTTAATCTGGAACAACACCTTGACGCGTTGAAAGGTCGTCTACAGTTGGTCGATGGAAAACCGGCGACAGAGTCCCAGTGTGCCCCTGCAAATTATCTCTTTACGATGTTTCCCGAGATCCTGGAAAGCGTAAAGACTTCTTATACATCAGCAAAGCGGCGCTGCAGTGACACCAGCAACGGCAGCGACCCGCATCGCAGCTTAGTTGGGCATCCCGCGAAATGCATGCCGTCCTCTGCTCGAGGCCCGTACCGATGTCCTGGAATGCGGAACCTACGTAGGGACTTTCTCACGGAGTCTATGGAGCAGTCTGAACGGCGCGGCTATATTGCTGCAGAACTTGAGAAGATCGAAAATGAGAAACTCTGGGGCGATGTTCTGGTGGCAGACGCACTGGCTAATCTACCCAATCCGTGGTCCACCTCTGAGACCATACATTCCAGGCAGAGTATCGAGCGAGACAGCCTCACTCAGGAAAGACATGCGTGGACAGCTTATTTCCAGCCGAGTCATACCGCTGCGGAAACACAGTAA
- a CDS encoding uncharacterized protein (COG:S;~EggNog:ENOG410PG0P;~InterPro:IPR011118,IPR029058;~PFAM:PF07519) → MLAQRYPDAYDGIAASAPAQSWTRLTSGLYYPLLMKIWHDVDPLACELNFLTESAVAECDPKDGLRDGLISNFETCDYSPYSSVGRPFFCGSLNRTIPLTYGAALIADAAWSGPRTDDGEQLWYGVYPGADISSLGSVPGQNTTSSDSWFNLFIARNASFDVTTLTREEYFEFFHLAVQQYSNTMDAADPDLTAFRNRGGKMIAYHGMADESIPTKGTEFYYDSVSQTDPGVHEYYRFFEAPGLAHCAGGKGGQPTTTFDALRRWVENGTAPESLPVEYGAANGTKNARILCPYPAKARYIGGDASVAESFRCSVD, encoded by the exons ATGCTGGCACAGCGGTATCCAGATGCGTATGACGGCATTGCTGCATCGGCGCCTGCCCAGTCCTGGACTAGGCTCACGTCTGGGCTATACTATCCGCTTCTCATGAAGATCTGGCATGATGTGGACCCGCTAGCATGCGAGCTTAACTTCCTGACTGAGAGCGCGGTAGCAGAGTGTGACCCCAAGGACGGCTTGAGGGATGGTCTTATCTCCAACTTCGAGACGTGCGACTACAGCCCGTACTCGTCCGTGGGCAGGCCCTTCTTCTGTGGATCCCTCAACCGGACAATCCCCCTCACCTACGGTGCTGCCCTGATTGCTGATGCTGCCTGGTCTGGCCCGCGTACAGACGACGGCGAGCAACTGTGGTATGGTGTTTACCCTGGCGCCGACATCAGCAGCTTAGGCTCGGTACCTGGCCAAAACACCACATCTTCAGACTCGTGGTTTAATCTGTTCATTGCACGCAATGCAAGCTTCGACGTTACTACGCTGACCCGGGAAGAGTATTTTGAGTTCTTCCACCTCGCTGTACAGCAATACAGCAATACCATGGACGCAGCGGACCCTGACTTGACTGCGTTTCGCAATAGAGGAGGCAAGATGATTGCATACCATGGAATG GCCGACGAAAGCATCCCCACCAAGGGCACAGAATTCTACTACGACTCCGTAAGCCAAACCGACCCAGGAGTCCATGAATACTATCGCTTCTTCGAAGCACCCGGTCTGGCCCACTGCGCTGGTGGTAAGGGTGGACAGCCCACCACCACGTTCGATGCGCTCCGGCGGTGGGTGGAGAATGGCACCGCTCCAGAGTCTCTACCTGTCGAATACGGCGCCGCTAATGGGACAAAGAACGCCCGGATTCTGTGTCCATACCCCGCGAAGGCGAGGTATATCGGAGGGGATGCGTCCGTGGCTGAGAGCTTCCGCTGTTCTGTGGACTAA
- a CDS encoding uncharacterized protein (COG:S;~EggNog:ENOG410PG0P;~InterPro:IPR011118), with the protein MNVTACSPAAIQPRVLYGADILSLSASWTSNFTLNVPADFNYNHGDIAVENAQFCNITVTYTHPGYTDNISVETWLPREWNGRLQATGGGGWSAGRFVLSNFFMAGAIGEGYATTTTDAGLGEAGSPNAWALKSPGNVDLVALQNLGSRSLDDQATIAKNLVRSFY; encoded by the coding sequence ATGAACGTGACTGCTTGCTCGCCAGCGGCAATCCAGCCCCGTGTCCTTTACGGAGCTGATATCCTATCCCTCTCTGCTTCATGGACCAGCAATTTCACCCTCAACGTCCCTGCGGACTTCAACTACAACCATGGCGACATTGCTGTGGAAAATGCGCAGTTCTGCAACATCACCGTCACCTACACTCACCCGGGGTATACCGACAACATCAGCGTCGAAACCTGGCTCCCCCGGGAGTGGAATGGGCGCCTGCAAGCAACCGGTGGCGGAGGCTGGTCGGCCGGGCGGTTTGTGCTGTCCAACTTCTTCATGGCCGGTGCCATTGGCGAGGGCTACGCGACAACCACCACGGACGCAGGACTAGGCGAGGCTGGCTCCCCGAATGCATGGGCGCTTAAGAGCCCCGGGAACGTGGACCTTGTTGCGCTCCAGAACCTGGGATCGCGCTCGTTGGATGACCAGGCAACCATCGCGAAGAACCTCGTTCGCAGCTTCTACTGA
- a CDS encoding uncharacterized protein (COG:S;~EggNog:ENOG410PS3N;~TransMembrane:5 (n3-11c15/16o31-48i76-94o100-121i172-196o216-236i)), protein MSLFTLTGFGISALSNFYESTRLLGLYRRYYGPAGGILLPVFGSSLVWKTQLQVLTSEDPEIAALFRTANQQESNMVAIAGTILAQIAITALQLDNVEKVHWTSQACFTVSLVSAIISVYYATKQHKMLGRCLHADDIKKWILGPQHLSTSRGRRSAEDQDWTTYDVQLPSIAAVLTISAPVALLSVAVYAFLIGLGIYQGFVWHYGLGDSSKEGSLAVFIVFIISLSACHSLYMLSTMVASGQVNDSEIRPYLEKALHRAVPEGSPAHIPLGEMDRAPTYSSAIGPSVQDMKSRGLDNGTQLQAAFREAAVLRRNLAAVDERIAMLLEGMGQGRF, encoded by the exons ATGAGtctcttcaccctcaccgGCTTTGGCATTTCGGCCCTGAGCAACTTCTACGAGTCCACCCGGCTGCTCGGACTCTACCGCCGATATTATGGACCGGCAGGTGGCATCCTGCTGCCAGTCTTCGGCAGCAGCCTAGTCTGGAAGACACAGCTGCAGGTCCTGACGTCCGAAGACCCTGAAATCGCAGCCCTATTTAGGACTGCCAATCAGCAGGAGAGTAACATGGTTGCTATAGCT GGAACCATCTTGGCCCAAATCGCCATCACGGCTCTGCAATTGGACAATGTCGAGAAAGTGCACTGGACGTCGCAGGCCTGTTTCACTGTGAGCCTCGTCTCGGCTATTATATCAGTCTACTACGCGACGAAACAGCACAAGATGCTCGGGCGGTGTCTACACGCAGACGACATCAAGAAATGGATACTGGGACCGCAACAcctctcaacatccagagGCAGACGCAGCGCCGAAGATCAAGATTGGACTACGTATGATGTCCAGCTCCCGTCTATCGCTGCGGTATTGACCATATCTGCGCCGGTGGCGTTACTCTCTGTCGCTGTTTATGCGTTCCTGATTGGTCTCGGTATTTATCAGGGGTTTGTTTGGCATTATGGCTTGGGAGATTCCTCTAAAGAAGGAAGTTTAGCTGTGTTCATAGTCTTTATAATCAGTCTCTCTGCCTGCCACTCGCTGTATATGCTGTCCACGATGGTCGCGTCCGGCCAGGTCAACGATTCCGAGATCAGGCCGTACTTGGAGAAGGCGCTGCACCGTGCTGTTCCGGAAGGATCGCCGGCGCATATCCCGCTGGGAGAGATGGATCGGGCGCCGACGTATTCGAGTGCGATAGGCCCGTCAGTGCAGGATATGAAATCGCGGGGTTTGGATAATGGGACCCAGCTGCAGGCTGCTTTTCgggaggcggcggtgctgAGGCGGAATCTGGCGGCGGTTGATGAGCGGATTGCGAtgttgttggaggggatggggCAGGGGCGTTTTTGA
- a CDS encoding DJ-1/PfpI family protein (COG:S;~EggNog:ENOG410QAT7;~InterPro:IPR029062,IPR002818;~PFAM:PF01965): MAPIHIGCLVFDYQAIDVIGPCDLLNSATKRLMTGISFYAPVDPKTIEKAPDFVFHHIGETLSPVNLLTSAITLVPTATVDHVPELDILLIGGDSPARSNIPETYAEFIRRHVAAGKLLFTTCTGSAVVAGTGALDGKRATVNNIEYNWVKARYPAVKWTREKKWIVDGNVWTGSGAVAGMDMVAHWIKENFGLDVLVQAALSLDYEPRDADGLFTVFPQRYDSAGNKLSTHVFPE, encoded by the coding sequence ATGGCACCCATCCACATCGGCTGCCTGGTCTTCGACTACCAGGCCATCGACGTAATCGGACCATGCGACCTACTCAACTCCGCCACCAAGAGACTCATGACCGGGATTAGCTTTTACGCCCCAGTCGACCCCAAGACAATCGAAAAGGCACCGGATTTTGTCTTTCACCACATCGGGGAGACACTTAGTCCTGTGAACTTACTCACCAGCGCCATCACGCTCGTGCCCACTGCCACAGTCGATCATGTCCCGGAGCTGGATATCCTCTTAATCGGCGGCGACAGCCCGGCCCGTTCGAACATCCCTGAGACATACGCGGAGTTTATCCGTCGCCATGTCGCGGCTGGGAAACTGCTGTTCACGACGTGCACTGGGTCGGCGGTTGTTGCTGGTACTGGGGCGTTGGATGGGAAGAGGGCAACGGTGAATAACATCGAGTATAACTGGGTCAAGGCCCGATATCCTGCTGTGAAGTGGACGAGGGAGAAAAAGTGGATTGTTGATGGGAATGTATGGACTGGGAGCGGTGCGGttgctgggatggatatGGTTGCGCACTGGATTAAGGAGAACTTTGGCCTGGATGTTCTGGTGCAAGCTGCGCTCTCGCTGGATTATGAGCCGAGGGATGCGGATGGGCTGTTTACTGTGTTTCCGCAGCGGTATGACTCGGCTGGAAATAAGCTGTCCACGCATGTCTTTCCTGAGTGA